From the genome of Prunus persica cultivar Lovell chromosome G8, Prunus_persica_NCBIv2, whole genome shotgun sequence:
ttctctctcacaacaaattttcaatatacaaatggaaaaataccaaaaagaaaaaataataagaaaaaggcAGAGTCGGATTGGGTAGGCTGATGAAATTTGTGTGTGAAGGGTTGGTGTTCCATGGTTGAGAAAGAAGGAGGAAGGGACTGCGAAGAGGGAAGGGGGAATGGATTTCAAGGTGGTTGGAGCCGGGCCACATATGGGATGGGGGAAggtgagaattttttttaaatacaatttttttatataatcatttttccatttttaaaatactcttgaaaatggaaagactGAAATACCCTTTAAAATAGCTGAAAAATTGAATGGTGTTAAACCTAGATGACAAAtaatggattttgaaaaattaaagtgatatttttcttaaatttttctttaatgtgacaaattaaaattgaggTATAAATTCAGGTGACAtttctaaaaaataatacaccTCCATCGATAATGTGAGAATTACAAGAGCGCATGAGTAACGCTTTTTATAAATGATCAACTACCTAatgcaaatgtaaaataaaattctttaGATTGAAAATTGTGCCttgttttaaatgtttttctttaaaattttggtttagtATATAAACCAAATTACTATCCATAGCAGAGTATATTTGCAAATCCCATAATACTAATTTCTTACATTTGACGCAGATAAGGTCATccatcattctttttttttttttggggtgaaaTTAGCTAAAAtagttatttttcataaattctaATATTCTATACTAAAATAGCCTATTTTGCATTAAAGAGGTTACTATATAAACAATAAAGAAGAAACTATACGGATAACAAAAAGACACTATATAAATCAAAGCTATTATAGAATAAAAGTCATGAAAAatgactattttttttttagcacaAACGCCTTGATTTTTCCAGACATGACGTGGTgccaattttatattttatatttttttaaactttccCACTTCCAATTTTCCTAATGTCCAAACAGCAACAGAAAGAGTTACAGAGAAAAGTAAAAGTCCAAACTCCAGGGCAATCTTGGCGCATAAGCTGTCATCCCGCTGATTCACGTGACTCAACTTTAACAACAGAAAAATCCAATCTACCCTGTTGCCCACGTGGCACTCTCCAGATGAGCTGAGGGTACTATCGTCATTTCAAGAAAAGTAGAAAACCATAGCCAATAGAATCAGATCCCGCACATTGGTGTAGCGAGCGCGCGAAGCACTGGATTGTTACCTCCGTCCGTACTGCCACGGGAAGCTTCCGACTAGACGACGGGCTCAAGCGTGTTTCTTcgtgttgagagagagaaacgagatctctctctctctctctgaaagcTTCAGAGGGTGTATTGCAATTtacagagagggagagaggtaCAACTTGTTCAACTCTGGTTGGCGGGAATTCGAaattctagagagagagatgggggtGTCAGAGAATACGAAGGGGCTGATACTAGCGATGGCGTCGAGCGCCTTCATAGGCGCGAGCTTcatcttgaagaagaagggtCTCAAGCGCGCTGGAGCTGCCGGTACTCGAGCAGGTCATTTTTACTCTTACATGAATTCTGGGTTCTATTCttttagtttattttcaatGTCAATGCCATTGGCACATTagcatttcccttttttgGATGGTTGAGGTTGGAAATTGGAGTAAATTACAAAGATTTAACCAAaagattcaatttttgaaattaattatgtGTTTGATGATTGATAGGTTCCAGAATCCAAACTGCTAATTCATggttttgattgttttttgATTATTTAATAAGTTGCCATGTGATTGATTTGTTGTACATCTTTGATTTGGGTAATTGAAAATCTGTGTCTTTTGAGTTGTGCAGGAGTTGGTGGTTATACTTACTTACTAGAGCCACTTTGGTGGGCGGGCATGATCACCAGTAAGTAcagctctctctttctctacaGAAAATGTATGTGACTGAAACGATAAGTACACGTGAGTTATTGAtatttggttttgaattttttcaactGGGTAGTGATTGGTGGAGAGGTTGCCAATTTTGTGGCTTATGTATATGCTCCAGCAGTTCTTGTAACCCCACTTGGTGCACTGAGTATAATAGTCAGGTAAATGCTCTTCTGTCTGAGTTCATTTCGTTGCTGATTTCTGATAAAAAGAAGGTATTGTTTAAAAGCTTTTGTTACCAACTTGCATGTTTGTTGGATTTGTCTAGTGCTGTTTTGGCTCACTTCTTGTTGAAGGAACGAATACAGAAAATGGGTATTGTGGGATGTGTTACCTGCATCGTGGGATCAGTGGTAATTGTGATCCATGCACCTCAAGAGCATATTCTAAATTCTGTACAGGAAATCTGGGTTCTGGCGACCCAACCAGGTTCATGACTTTAAACCtcatatttcttcttcttcttcttcttcttcaatgctactTGTCTTAGAACCTTCATTGTGTTGTCCTgaaaaattactttttttttttttttttcccacagCTTTTCTGGTTTACGTTGCTGCTACACTTTCCCTAGTGTTAACTTTGGTTTTGCATTTTGAACCTCACTATGGGCAAACAAATATACTAGTCTACTTGGGAATCTGTTCCTTGATGGGTTCACTTACGGTAACTATGCTTTTCTAGTTTGCCAAGTACAAATAGGCACTTTGTTCCTCTATGTCTTATGTGTTCAAATTGTTAGGTGTTTAGCTGTGTACCTCTGCTGTGCTACTTCAGGTTGTAAGCATAAAGGCCATTGGAATTGCAATAAAGCTAACTCTTGAGGGAGTAAGTCAGATAGCCTATCCTCAGACTTGGTTTTTTCTGACTGTTGCAGTAATCTGCGTAGTTACACAGTTGAATTACCTCAACAAGGTCAGTATTGCGCTATTAATTTTGGTCTCTTTCTCCGAGACTATCATCATTGGCGTTTTATGTGCTGACTAGCCGTTTTGTGCTAAAAATCTGTGCCCCACCTGCACTGCCTATTCAGCATTTGGTTTCTCAGATTCT
Proteins encoded in this window:
- the LOC18767752 gene encoding probable magnesium transporter NIPA6; translation: MGVSENTKGLILAMASSAFIGASFILKKKGLKRAGAAGTRAGVGGYTYLLEPLWWAGMITMIGGEVANFVAYVYAPAVLVTPLGALSIIVSAVLAHFLLKERIQKMGIVGCVTCIVGSVVIVIHAPQEHILNSVQEIWVLATQPAFLVYVAATLSLVLTLVLHFEPHYGQTNILVYLGICSLMGSLTVVSIKAIGIAIKLTLEGVSQIAYPQTWFFLTVAVICVVTQLNYLNKALDTFNAAIVAPVYYVMFTTLTIIASVIMFKDWSGQDVSSIASEICGFITVLSGTIILHATKNEETSTQGTVTWYIRDSMKGSEDERLLTLHNSDYPEP